One Rosa chinensis cultivar Old Blush chromosome 3, RchiOBHm-V2, whole genome shotgun sequence DNA window includes the following coding sequences:
- the LOC112192445 gene encoding protein LEAD-SENSITIVE 1: MGVLSNKIDRDQLKPGDHIYTWRNAYLYTHHGIYVGEGKVIHFTRAAGREIGTGTVLDRFIFSSSPSHSAENPCTSCDDPSGRDGGVMSSCLDCFLSGGDLYRFEYGVNPAFFLAKARGGTCTLASSDPSEDVLHRAFYLLKKKNGFGSYSLFKNNCEDFAIYCKTGLLVNSSTSLGRSGQASSGFSFAGVASGIGVAAGSSARYLPIMGFGAFSGLGAAFGVGIYSFQRLACDIGFRSDVSKVPVEELWDYMYKNKKK; the protein is encoded by the exons ATGGGTGTGCTGTCAAACAAGATCGACAGGGATCAACTCAAACCGGGTGATCATATCTATACATGGAGAAACGCTTACCTCTATACCCATCACG GGATATATGTCGGTGAGGGAAAGGTTATCCACTTCACTCGGGCAGCTGGGCGGGAAATTGGCACAGGAACTGTGTTAGACCGTTTCATTTTCAGCTCATCTCCATCCCATTCTGCAGAGAATCCCTGCACGAGTTGCGATGATCCATCAGGGCGTGATGGCGGTGTCATGTCTTCTTGCCTAGATTGTTTTCTGTCTGGTGGTGATCTGTACCGCTTCGAATATGGTGTCAATCCAGCTTTCTTTCTTGCCAAAGCCAGAGGAGGTACCTGTACCCTTGCCTCGTCTGACCCATCTGAAGATGTCCTTCACCGTGCATTTTATCTTCTCAAGAAGAAGAATGGTTTTGGCAGCTACAGCCTTTTCAAAAACAATTGTGAAGACTTTGCAATTTATTGCAAAACAGGTTTGCTTGTGAATAGTAGCACTAGTTTGGGAAGGAGTGGGCAGGCATCCTCCGGTTTCTCTTTTGCAGGTGTTGCAAGTGGTATTGGTGTTGCAGCAGGTTCGTCAGCTCGATATTTGCCGATTATGGGTTTCGGTGCTTTCAGTGGTCTGGGTGCTGCTTTCGGTGTTGGAATTTATTCTTTCCAGCGATTAGCTTGTGATATTGGATTCCGCAGTGATGTTTCAAAAGTGCCAGTGGAGGAACTCTGGGactatatgtataaaaacaagaagaaataa